Proteins encoded together in one Microcebus murinus isolate Inina chromosome 18, M.murinus_Inina_mat1.0, whole genome shotgun sequence window:
- the ETV4 gene encoding ETS translocation variant 4 isoform X3, whose product MDPGSLPPPDSEDLFQDLSHFQETWLAEAQVPDSDEQFVPDFHSENLAFHSPTTRIKKEPQSPRTDPALSCSRKPPLPYHHGEQCLYSSAYDPPRQIAIKSPAPGAPGQSPLQPFPRAEQRSFLRSSSTSQPHPGHGYLGEHSSVFQQPLDMCHSFTSSPGGGREPLPAPYQHQLSEPCPPYPQQSFKQEYHDPLYEQAGQPAVGQAGVNGHRYPGAGVVIKQEQTDFAYDSDVTGCASMYLHTEGFSGPSPSDGAMGYGYEKPLRPFPDDVCVVPEKFEGDIKQEGVGAFREGPPYQRRGALQLWQFLVALLDDPTNAHFIAWTGRGMEFKLIEPEEVARLWGIQKNRPAMNYDKLSRSLRYYYEKGIMQKVAGERYVYKFVCEPEALFSLAFPDNQRPALKAEFDRPVSEEDTVPLSHLDESPAYLPELAGPAQPFGPKGGYSY is encoded by the exons CTCAGGTACCAGACAGTGATGAGCAGTTCGTTCCTGATTTCCATTCAGAAAACT TAGCTTTCCACAGCCCCACCACCAGGATCAAGAAGGAGCCCCAGAGTCCCCGCACTGACCCGGCCCTGTCCTGCAGCAGGAAGCCGCCACTCCCCTACCACCATGGCGAGCAGTGCCTTTATTCCAG TGCCTATGACCCCCCCAGACAAATCGCCATCAAGTCCCCTGCCCCTGGTGCCCCTGGACAGTCGCCCCTGCAGCCCTTTCCCCGGGCAGAACAACGGAGTTTCCTGAGATCCTCCAgcacctcccagccccaccctggtcATGGGTACCTCGGGGAACACAG CTCCGTCTTCCAGCAGCCCCTGGACATGTGCCACTCCTTCACATCTTCTCCGGGAGGGGGCCGGGAGCCCCTTCCAGCCCCCTACCAACACCAGCTGTCGGAGCCCTGCCCACCCTACCCCCAGCAGAGCTTCAAGCAGGAATACCATGACCCGCTGTACGAACAGGCGGGCCAGCCAGCCGTAGGCCAGGCTGGGGTCAATGGGCACAGGTACCCAGGGGCGGGGGTGGTGATCAAACAGGAGCAGACAGACTTCGCCTACGACTCAG ATGTCACCGGGTGTGCGTCAATGTACCTCCACACAGAGGGCTTCTCCGGGCCCTCTCCAAGTGATGGGGCCATGG GCTATGGCTATGAGAAACCTCTGCGACCATTCCCAGATGATGTCTGCGTTGTCCCTGAGAAATTTGAAG GAGACATCAAGCAGGAAGGGGTTGGCGCATTCAGAGAGGGGCCACCCTACCAGCGCCGGGGTGCCTTGCAGCTGTGGCAGTTTCTGGTGGCCCTGTTGGATGACCCAACGAATGCCCATTTCATTGCCTGGACGGGCCGGGGGATGGAGTTCAAGCTGATTGAGCCTGAGGAG GTCGCCAGGCTCTGGGGCATCCAGAAGAACCGGCCGGCCATGAATTATGACAAGCTGAGCCGCTCGCTCCGATACTATTATGAGAAAGGCATCATGCAGAAG GTGGCTGGTGAGCGTTACGTGTACAAGTTTGTGTGCGAGCCTGAGGCCCTCTTCTCCCTGGCCTTCCCGGACAATCAGCGTCCGGCTCTCAAGGCTGAGTTTGACCGGCCGGTCAGTGAGGAGGACACGGTCCCTTTGTCCCACTTGGACGAGAGCCCCGCCTACCTCCCAGAGCTggctggccctgcccagccctttGGCCCCAAGGGTGGCTACTCCTATTAG
- the ETV4 gene encoding ETS translocation variant 4 isoform X4: MPSASALTPRGSSLRLPLGELPLGFGGGQATGKRTVARKAGWQEELGEYVTGCASMYLHTEGFSGPSPSDGAMGYGYEKPLRPFPDDVCVVPEKFEGDIKQEGVGAFREGPPYQRRGALQLWQFLVALLDDPTNAHFIAWTGRGMEFKLIEPEEVARLWGIQKNRPAMNYDKLSRSLRYYYEKGIMQKVAGERYVYKFVCEPEALFSLAFPDNQRPALKAEFDRPVSEEDTVPLSHLDESPAYLPELAGPAQPFGPKGGYSY; this comes from the exons ATGCCCTCCGCCTCAGCCCTCACACCGAGGGGCTCAAGCCTCAGACTCCCTCTGGGAGAACTTCCCCTGGGGTTTGGTGGTGGGCAGGCAACTGGGAAAAGAACAGTGGCCCGGAAAGCAGGCTGGCAGGAAGAACTTGGTGAAT ATGTCACCGGGTGTGCGTCAATGTACCTCCACACAGAGGGCTTCTCCGGGCCCTCTCCAAGTGATGGGGCCATGG GCTATGGCTATGAGAAACCTCTGCGACCATTCCCAGATGATGTCTGCGTTGTCCCTGAGAAATTTGAAG GAGACATCAAGCAGGAAGGGGTTGGCGCATTCAGAGAGGGGCCACCCTACCAGCGCCGGGGTGCCTTGCAGCTGTGGCAGTTTCTGGTGGCCCTGTTGGATGACCCAACGAATGCCCATTTCATTGCCTGGACGGGCCGGGGGATGGAGTTCAAGCTGATTGAGCCTGAGGAG GTCGCCAGGCTCTGGGGCATCCAGAAGAACCGGCCGGCCATGAATTATGACAAGCTGAGCCGCTCGCTCCGATACTATTATGAGAAAGGCATCATGCAGAAG GTGGCTGGTGAGCGTTACGTGTACAAGTTTGTGTGCGAGCCTGAGGCCCTCTTCTCCCTGGCCTTCCCGGACAATCAGCGTCCGGCTCTCAAGGCTGAGTTTGACCGGCCGGTCAGTGAGGAGGACACGGTCCCTTTGTCCCACTTGGACGAGAGCCCCGCCTACCTCCCAGAGCTggctggccctgcccagccctttGGCCCCAAGGGTGGCTACTCCTATTAG